From Tripterygium wilfordii isolate XIE 37 chromosome 16, ASM1340144v1, whole genome shotgun sequence, one genomic window encodes:
- the LOC119981113 gene encoding uncharacterized protein LOC119981113 codes for MTTSIHITALDAIVNVNSLFTVAVFIGLAWTGNPTDPNNTLVVDPACSATPKIAEDLISFHVYSFSSFLFSSLIALALKQALRITRNPEFHPSELFARVNKRLFRVGMLVSGAGSAFGCGFLMMALVDMVQIKLGTLACGSGHSFAAVVPLVILVPIALLSYVCVVLYAFTR; via the coding sequence ATGACGACGAGCATCCATATCACGGCGCTCGACGCCATCGTGAACGTGAACTCTCTCTTCACGGTAGCCGTCTTCATCGGGCTCGCCTGGACCGGGAACCCAACCGACCCAAACAACACACTCGTCGTGGACCCGGCCTGCTCCGCCACACCTAAAATCGCGGAGGATCTTATTTCCTTCCATGTCTACTCCTTCAGCTCTTTCCTCTTCTCAAGCCTTATCGCCCTAGCTTTGAAGCAGGCCTTGCGGATCACCCGGAACCCCGAATTCCACCCGTCCGAGCTCTTCGCCCGCGTCAACAAACGCCTCTTCCGCGTCGGTATGCTCGTGTCTGGTGCGGGTTCGGCTTTTGGGTGCGGGTTTTTGATGATGGCCTTGGTTGATATGGTGCAGATCAAGTTGGGGACTTTGGCTTGTGGCAGTGGGCATAGTTTCGCGGCGGTTGTTCCTCTCGTGATCTTGGTTCCCATCGCACTTTTGAGCTACGTGTGTGTGGTCTTGTACGCTTTTACACGATAA